A region of Gadus morhua chromosome 18, gadMor3.0, whole genome shotgun sequence DNA encodes the following proteins:
- the LOC115530773 gene encoding wings apart-like protein homolog has translation MRCAMPSFRMHLRARGKVAQVFNTLNDAPQQPNLALCTASLMYILSRDRLNMDLDRSCLDLMIRLLELDLDQGGGAATDSASQLSAREMAKVKEKIRKLCDMVHNKHLDLENITTGHLAMETLLSLTSKRAGDWFKEELRLLGGLDHIVDKVKECVNNLSQEDDKEQLVSSLWGAERCLRVLDSVTVQNPENQSYLIAYKDSSLIISSAKALWSCEAMVQRYSRQVNRARCSDGTSLPFCSNSNVGKAVEDCMRAIIGVLVNLTHDNEWAALRQGNSRI, from the exons ATGCGCTGCGCCATGCCGAGCTTCAGGATGCACCTCAGGGCTCGGGGCAAGGTGGCCCAGGTCTTCAACACCCTCAACGACGCTCCACAGCAGCCG AACCTGGCTCTGTGCACGGCCTCCCTCATGTACATCCTGAGCAGGGACCGTCTCAACATGGACCTGGACCGCTCCTGCCTGGACCTGATGATCCGCCTGCTGGAGCTAGACCTGgaccaggggggcggggctgccaCAGACTCCGCCTCCCAGCTCAGCGCCAGGGAGATGGCCAAGGTGAAGGAGAAGATCCGCAAGCTGTGCGACATGGTGCACAACAAGCATCTGGACCTGGAGAACATCACC acGGGCCATCTAGCCATGGAGACTCTGCTGTCCCTCACTTCTAAGAGGGCAGGGGACTGGTTCAAAGAGGAGCTACGGCTTCTGGGTGGACTGGACCATATAGTGGACAAAG tgAAAGAGTGTGTGAACAACCTGAGTCAGGAGGATGACAAGGAGCAGCTGGTGTCCTCTCTCTGGGGGGCTGAGCGCTGTCTTCGGGTGCTGGACAGT GTGACGGTGCAAAACCCAGAGAATCAGAGCTATCTGATAGCCTACAAGGACTCATCGCTCATCATTTCTTCTGCCAA GGCGCTGTGGAGCTGCGAGGCTATGGTCCAGCGCTACAGCCGGCAGGTGAACCGGGCGCGCTGCTCTGACGGCACCTCGCTGCCCTTCTGCTCCAACAGCAACGTGGGCAAGGCAGTAGAGGACTGCATGAGGGCCATCATCGGGGTGCTGGTCAACCTCACGCACGACAATG aatgGGCAGCACTAAGACAGGGGAACAGCAGGATCTGA